From Corvus cornix cornix isolate S_Up_H32 chromosome 17, ASM73873v5, whole genome shotgun sequence, the proteins below share one genomic window:
- the FPGS gene encoding LOW QUALITY PROTEIN: folylpolyglutamate synthase, mitochondrial (The sequence of the model RefSeq protein was modified relative to this genomic sequence to represent the inferred CDS: inserted 1 base in 1 codon) encodes MAEMLPAWVTSDTAEGTEPEGDAIRMLNTLQTNASYLEQVKRERGDPQAQLEAMQGFLERSGLKVEDLDRLNIIHVTGTKGKGSACAFTECILRSYGLKTGFYSSPHLVQVRERIRINGQPISKDLFNKYFWLVYNRLEETKDPVHASMPAYFRFLTIMAFHVFLQEKVDLAVVEVGIGGTYDCTNIIRAPVVCGVSSLGIDHTSILGDTMEKIAWQKGGIFKPGVPAFTVAQPERPLEVLRERAQERKCPLYLCPELDDFEEGCRALELGLAGAHQRSNAALALQLARMWLQRHGCQALGELKEVPPSTELVGRPVPVAPAFRLTDAMIQGLRDTEWLGRTQVLSHGPVTWYLDGAHTTSSIQACVRWFRQAALNQDKPHDGSEVRVLLFNATGDRDTAALLKLLVPCHFDYAVFCPNFTEVSVANNADQQNFNVTLENALTRCLENQRTWTTLLEEKVGQDPWLPSPLWVGGLLQPAPTRGSLLLVPPAPRPLNSPALVFPCLAQALQWVAQGRDPHLAAPQPXGAHPHPAASSGAVLLREAAIVRVLVTGSLHLVGGALRLLDPALSQ; translated from the exons ATGGCGGAGATGCTGCCGGCGTGGGTGACCAGTGACACCGCCGAGGGGACTGAGCCTGAAGGG GATGCAATCCGGATGCTCAACACCCTGCAGACCAATGCCAGCtacctggagcaggtgaagcGGGAGCGTGGTGACCCCCAGGCCCAGCTGGAAGCCATGCAGGGCTTTTTGGAGAGGAGCGGACTGAAG GTCGAGGACCTGGATCGACTGAACATCATCCACGTCACGGGGACGAAGGGCAAG GGCTCAGCATGTGCCTTCACTGAATGCATCCTCCGCAGCTACGGGCTGAAGACGGGCTTTTACAG CTCCCCTCACCTCGTGCAGGTGCGCGAGCGGATCCGCATCAATGGGCAGCCCATCAGCAAGGACCTCTTCAACAAGTACTTCTGGCTGGTCTATAACCGCCTGGAGGAGACCAAG gaCCCGGTGCATGCCAGCATGCCGGCGTATTTCCGCTTCCTCACCATCATGGCCTTCCACGTCTTCCTGCAGGAGAAG GTGGACCTGGCGGTGGTGGAAGTTGGCATTGGCGGCACCTATGACTGCACCAACATCATCAG GGCACCGGTGGTGTGTGGGGTCTCCTCCCTGGGCATCGACCACACCAGCATCCTAGGGGACACCATGGAGAAGATCGCCTGGCAGAAGGGGGGCATTTTTAAG CCAGGTGTGCCGGCATTCACCGTGGCGCAGCCGGAGCGGCCGCTGGAGGTGCTGAGGGAGCGAGCCCAGGAGCGGAAG TGTCCTCTCTACCtctgcccagagctggatgaCTTTGAGGAGGGCTGCCGGGcgctggagctggggctggcggGTGCCCACCAGCGCTCCAACGCTGCCCTGGCCTTGCAGCTGGCGCGGATGTGGCTGCAGCGCCACGGCTGCCAGG CTCTTGGGGAGCTGAAGGAAGTGCCGCCGAGCACCGAGCTCGTGGGGAGGCCAGTGCCAGTGGCGCCTGCCTTCCGACTGACTGATGCCATGATTCAAG GCCTGCGGGACACAGAGTGGCTGGGCCGGACTCAGGTGCTCTCCCATGGCCCTGTGACGTGGTACTTGGACGGAGCTcacaccaccagcagcatccAGGCCTGTGTCCGCTGGTTCCGCCAGGCTGCCCTCAACCAGGACAAGCCCCATGA TGGTTCTGAGGTGCGTGTGCTGCTCTTCAATGCCACAGGCGACCGGGACACGGCGGCACTGCTcaagctgctggtg CCCTGTCACTTCGACTACGCTGTTTTCTGCCCCAACTTCACGGAGGTGTCGGTGGCCAACAACGCAG ACCAGCAAAACTTCAACGTGACGCTGGAGAATGCCCTGACCCGCTGCCTGGAGAACCAGCGGACGTGGACAACGCTCCTGGAGGAAAAAGTGGGCCAGGACCCCTGGCTCCCATCTCCCCTGTGGGTGggggggctgctgcagccagcccctACCCGaggctccctgctcctggtgcccccagccccacgACCGCTCAATTCCCCAGCCCTCGTGTTCCCGTGCCTGGCCCAGGCGCTGCAGTGGGTAGCACAGGGCCGGGACCCCCATctggcagccccacagc CGGGGGCTCACCCCCACCCCGCAGccagcagtggggctgtgctgctgcgGGAGGCAGCCATTGTCCGTGTCCTGGTAACCGGCAGCCTGCACTTGGTGGGGGGGGCCCTGCGGCTGCTCGACCCTGCACTGTCCCAGTAA